One Campylobacter pinnipediorum subsp. caledonicus genomic window carries:
- a CDS encoding ABC transporter ATP-binding protein, translated as MKLRLKEISHSFGDTHILKNINFHINKNEIVSIIGPSGCGKSTIFNIAAGLINPSFGQVLLDDKDITGKSGNVGYMLQKDLLLPFKTVLENVALPQIIKGKSKSEAYSKAMSYFKEFGLDGMQNEYPKMLSGGMRQRAALLRTYLFEKDLILLDEPFSALDAMTKESIHNWYLDVVRDMKLTTLFITHDIEEAILLSDRIYILDKKPASLSQEILVPLLRPRDALSDDIIKIKREIKNKFFSI; from the coding sequence ATGAAACTAAGACTAAAAGAGATATCTCATTCATTTGGCGATACACATATCTTAAAGAATATAAATTTTCATATAAATAAAAATGAAATAGTAAGTATCATAGGTCCAAGCGGATGTGGTAAAAGCACTATCTTTAACATAGCAGCAGGACTTATAAACCCAAGCTTTGGACAAGTCTTGCTTGATGATAAAGACATAACTGGCAAAAGTGGAAATGTGGGCTATATGCTACAAAAAGACCTGCTTTTGCCATTTAAAACAGTCCTTGAAAATGTAGCCCTACCACAGATAATAAAAGGTAAAAGCAAATCAGAAGCTTACAGCAAAGCTATGTCGTATTTTAAAGAATTTGGTCTTGATGGCATGCAAAACGAATATCCAAAAATGCTATCAGGTGGTATGAGACAAAGAGCGGCTTTGCTTAGGACTTATCTTTTTGAAAAAGATCTTATACTACTAGATGAGCCATTTTCGGCACTAGATGCGATGACAAAAGAGAGTATTCACAACTGGTATCTTGATGTAGTAAGAGATATGAAGCTAACCACACTTTTTATCACTCACGACATAGAAGAAGCCATACTCTTATCAGATAGGATTTATATCCTAGATAAAAAACCAGCAAGCTTATCACAAGAGATACTCGTGCCACTTTTAAGACCAAGAGATGCATTAAGTGATGATATTATAAAGATAAAAAGAGAGATAAAAAATAAGTTTTTTAGCATTTAA
- a CDS encoding TonB-dependent receptor domain-containing protein, translating to MNKLRFSMITILMLGLNVNLQAVDIEESNSIELDSVTVTGESDNDPMQKKVGERVKSAKTLTKEQVQDTRDLVKYETGVSVVETGRFGASGYAIRGVDENRVAITIDGLHQAETLSSQGFKEIFEGYGNFNNTRNGVEIQTLKQATITKGADSIKTGSGALGGSVMFETKDARDYLLDKDYFYGFKTGLSTANSQRYGSHTLAARYKWFDVLLINTKRKLRETKNYGYDEYDDSVLGREREKADPYNIKKESTLLKFGFQPADNARISIAYDNGKVNSKGHDFSYTLTPKNITNTAGIDKVIADRRYTNDTTTRKNFSATYEVFSEMPFWDSIKITYSDQKIKARARTDETCEGPSCQNIQNHAGLHIKDNKTVDKDDQELSLHSENGLKKVKNHKEEDTYNKFVATKRLSEYKFYCDLYDCDSPDKKIKLVVDDTSDYAPGKRQTVEVDLTKKEKQNISQNGKNLDFTIEDKVDKDNRRYKKILAEYKYKGGFGNDVTAPYEDLYVFVPNQPGFIENQWKERDLNTDTKQFNLDFTKNLELKNLEHYLQYGLSHASTKKSMINKAGYNAKNPQWWADSDGDCSEKSTDIGNALKCPKTEKPTSFLIPVESDEGALYLKDEIHFSDQISLDIGFRHDRVKYRPNYIPGRTPKIADDMVKGLFVPLKPKRKLPEKAPDEANSWDKPTRDKPKYFKSCKENNKNTYTCPPDKKVIDEAELNKDLKEFEEKDKTYKNYLKDVEYNKLVDKENETNPQKNIEYFSQPREFKNNSYALAATLDPTEFVRVQVKYSKGFRVPTHEELYLAFKHPDFTIKPNVDLKPEIAKTKEIALTLHKNMSFLTMSIFKTEYKDFLDLEYKGTEKLNQGNQNNNGTQTNSSLDFDIYQNVNRQDASVNGFEISSRLNFEDIYSKLSGFYIGYKLTNQRGSILTKQDGNVPMNAIQPKKSIYSFGYTAPNDTFGVDFYLTSVKAKKPNETYNMFWKNEKPNTPPDDRDYINGKLVTDSSAHWLSNKYNILDMIAYVRPKKNLTFRLGAYNITDEKYITWDSARSIRSFGTMNMVRKTDSLGINRFNAPGRNFKLDFEFTY from the coding sequence ATGAACAAACTTAGGTTTTCTATGATTACTATATTAATGCTTGGTCTAAACGTAAATTTACAAGCTGTTGATATAGAAGAAAGTAATAGCATTGAGCTAGATAGTGTAACAGTTACTGGTGAATCAGATAACGATCCTATGCAAAAAAAAGTAGGTGAAAGAGTAAAAAGTGCTAAAACACTTACAAAAGAACAAGTTCAAGATACAAGAGATCTAGTAAAATATGAAACCGGAGTAAGCGTAGTAGAGACAGGTAGATTTGGTGCTAGTGGTTATGCTATAAGAGGTGTTGATGAAAACAGGGTTGCTATAACCATAGATGGCCTTCATCAAGCAGAGACATTAAGCTCCCAAGGTTTTAAAGAAATCTTTGAAGGATATGGTAACTTTAACAATACAAGAAATGGTGTAGAGATACAAACCCTAAAACAAGCTACCATCACCAAAGGAGCTGACTCTATAAAAACTGGTTCAGGAGCTTTGGGTGGTTCTGTTATGTTTGAGACAAAAGACGCAAGGGATTATCTGCTAGATAAAGACTATTTTTATGGATTTAAAACAGGTTTATCAACAGCAAACTCTCAAAGATATGGTTCTCATACCTTAGCTGCTAGATACAAGTGGTTTGATGTACTTTTGATAAACACAAAAAGAAAACTAAGAGAAACAAAAAACTATGGATATGATGAGTATGATGATAGTGTGTTAGGTAGAGAAAGAGAAAAAGCCGATCCATACAATATAAAAAAAGAAAGTACCTTGCTTAAGTTTGGCTTTCAGCCAGCAGATAATGCAAGGATAAGCATAGCTTATGATAATGGGAAAGTTAATTCAAAAGGGCATGATTTTTCTTATACTCTTACACCTAAAAATATTACAAATACAGCAGGAATTGATAAAGTAATAGCTGATAGAAGATATACAAATGATACAACAACAAGGAAAAACTTTAGTGCTACATATGAAGTTTTTAGTGAAATGCCGTTTTGGGATAGTATAAAAATCACTTACTCAGATCAAAAGATAAAGGCTAGAGCTAGGACTGATGAGACTTGCGAGGGACCAAGTTGTCAAAATATACAAAATCATGCAGGCCTTCACATAAAAGACAATAAGACTGTAGATAAAGACGATCAAGAGTTAAGTTTGCATTCTGAAAATGGTCTTAAAAAGGTAAAAAATCACAAAGAAGAAGACACTTATAATAAATTTGTTGCTACAAAAAGATTAAGCGAATATAAATTTTATTGTGATTTGTATGACTGTGACTCTCCTGATAAAAAGATAAAGCTAGTTGTAGATGATACTAGCGACTATGCTCCAGGAAAAAGACAAACAGTAGAAGTAGATTTGACAAAAAAAGAAAAGCAAAATATTTCACAAAATGGTAAAAATCTTGATTTTACAATAGAAGATAAAGTAGATAAGGATAATAGAAGATATAAAAAAATATTAGCAGAATATAAATACAAAGGCGGATTTGGTAATGATGTAACAGCTCCTTATGAGGATTTATATGTGTTTGTCCCAAATCAACCAGGTTTTATAGAAAATCAATGGAAAGAAAGAGATCTAAATACAGATACCAAGCAATTTAATCTTGATTTTACAAAAAATTTAGAACTAAAAAATTTAGAACATTATCTACAATACGGACTATCTCATGCTAGTACCAAAAAAAGCATGATAAATAAAGCTGGATATAATGCAAAAAACCCTCAATGGTGGGCTGACTCTGATGGTGACTGCTCAGAAAAGTCTACTGATATAGGTAATGCCTTGAAATGTCCAAAGACAGAAAAGCCTACAAGTTTTTTAATACCTGTTGAGTCAGATGAGGGTGCCTTGTATCTAAAAGATGAGATACATTTTAGTGATCAAATTTCACTAGATATAGGATTTAGACATGATAGGGTGAAGTATAGACCAAACTACATACCAGGAAGAACACCAAAAATAGCTGATGATATGGTAAAAGGTCTTTTTGTGCCATTAAAACCAAAAAGAAAATTACCGGAGAAAGCACCAGATGAAGCAAATAGCTGGGATAAACCAACTAGGGATAAACCTAAATATTTTAAATCATGTAAAGAAAATAATAAAAATACTTATACATGTCCTCCTGATAAAAAAGTTATTGATGAAGCTGAATTAAATAAAGATCTTAAAGAATTTGAAGAAAAAGATAAAACTTATAAGAACTATTTAAAAGATGTAGAATACAATAAACTTGTTGATAAAGAAAACGAAACAAACCCCCAAAAAAATATAGAGTATTTTTCTCAGCCTAGAGAGTTTAAAAACAACTCTTATGCCCTTGCAGCGACACTTGATCCAACAGAGTTTGTAAGGGTTCAGGTTAAGTACTCAAAAGGCTTTAGGGTGCCTACTCATGAAGAGCTTTATCTTGCGTTTAAACATCCTGATTTTACTATAAAGCCAAATGTTGATTTAAAACCTGAGATAGCAAAGACAAAAGAGATAGCCCTTACTTTGCATAAAAATATGAGCTTTTTAACTATGAGTATTTTTAAGACAGAGTATAAAGACTTTTTGGATTTAGAATACAAAGGAACAGAGAAATTAAATCAAGGAAATCAAAATAATAACGGTACTCAAACCAATAGCTCTCTTGACTTTGATATCTATCAAAATGTAAATAGACAAGATGCTTCTGTTAATGGATTTGAGATAAGCTCTAGGCTAAATTTTGAAGATATATATAGCAAATTATCAGGATTTTATATAGGATATAAGCTTACAAATCAAAGAGGAAGTATACTTACAAAACAAGATGGAAATGTTCCTATGAATGCTATACAACCTAAAAAATCAATATATAGCTTTGGCTATACAGCTCCAAATGATACCTTTGGTGTGGACTTTTATCTTACAAGTGTGAAAGCTAAAAAACCAAATGAAACATATAATATGTTTTGGAAAAATGAAAAACCAAATACTCCACCAGATGATAGGGATTATATAAATGGAAAATTAGTCACAGACTCATCGGCTCACTGGCTAAGTAATAAATACAATATCTTAGATATGATAGCCTATGTAAGACCTAAGAAAAATCTTACATTTAGACTTGGTGCATACAATATCACGGATGAAAAATACATCACTTGGGACTCAGCTAGATCTATCAGGTCTTTTGGAACTATGAATATGGTTAGAAAAACAGATAGTCTTGGTATAAATAGATTTAACGCACCAGGAAGAAATTTCAAACTTGATTTTGAGTTTACATACTGA